A window from Rutidosis leptorrhynchoides isolate AG116_Rl617_1_P2 unplaced genomic scaffold, CSIRO_AGI_Rlap_v1 contig306, whole genome shotgun sequence encodes these proteins:
- the LOC139882757 gene encoding LOW QUALITY PROTEIN: probable purple acid phosphatase 20 (The sequence of the model RefSeq protein was modified relative to this genomic sequence to represent the inferred CDS: inserted 2 bases in 2 codons), protein MRVTWITEDPAPATIVYGTSPGLNSLSATGSTSSYKYTTYKSGEIHDVVIGPLKPNSIYYYRCGSDPSTEFSFKTPPSNFPIKFAVVGDLGQTGWTKSTLDHISKSNYDMLLLPGDLSYADFFQPLWDSFGRLVEPLSSQRPWMVTQGNHEVEKIPLIHSNSFTAYNARWHMPFEESGSTSNLYYSFNVAGVHVIMLGSYTXFDPGSDQYRWLQSDLSKIDRTKTPWIVVIIHTPWYNTNKAHQGESESVDMKAAMEGXLYQARVDLVFAGHVHAYERFTRVYNGKSDNCAPVHITIGDGGNREGLASKYQDPKPDISIFREASFGHGQLEMINATHALWTWHRNDDDVAVSADSIWLTSLSSNPACKL, encoded by the exons ATGAGAGTAACATGGATTACGGAAGACCCAGCTCCAGCAACAATAGTGTACGGAACATCTCCGGGGTTAAATAGTCTTTCAGCAACTGGGTCCACATCTTCGTACAAATACACTACTTATAAATCTGGAGAAATTCATGACGTAGTCATCGGTCCACTCAAACCGAACAGTATCTATTATTATCGATGCGGTTCAGATCCTTCGACCGAATTTTCCTTCAAAACTCCACCTTCAAATTTTCCTATCAAATTCGCTGTTGTAG GGGATCTAGGACAAACGGGTTGGACAAAGTCAACATTAGACCACATTTCAAAATCAAATTACGACATGTTACTTCTTCCAGGGGATTTATCATATGCTGATTTCTTCCAACCATTATGGGATTCGTTCGGTCGGCTGGTCGAGCCGTTATCGAGTCAAAGACCATGGATGGTAACACAAGGCAATCACGAAGTAGAGAAGATTCCATTAATCCATTCTAATTCTTTCACTGCCTATAATGCCAGATGGCACATGCCTTTCGAAGAAAGTGGGTCCACTTCAAATCTATACTACTCTTTCAACGTCGCTGGTGTCCACGTCATCATGCTAGGCTCTTACA GATTCGATCCTGGCTCGGACCAATACAGATGGTTGCAATCGGATTTGAGTAAGATCGATCGGACTAAGACGCCGTGGATTGTCGTGATTATACACACGCCATGGTACAATACTAACAAAGCTCATCAAGGCGAGTCCGAATCGGTCGATATGAAGGCGGCCATGGAAG TGCTCTATCAAGCTCGTGTCGATCTTGTGTTTGCTGGACACGTTCATGCATATGAACGATTT ACTCGCGTTTACAATGGAAAATCAGACAATTGTGCTCCAGTCCATATCACTATTGGTGATGGTGGCAACCGTGAAGGTCTTGCTAGCAA GTATCAAGATCCAAAACCAGATATATCAATTTTCAGGGAAGCAAGCTTTGGGCATGGGCAGCTTGAAATGATAAATGCAACTCATGCACTTTGGACATGGCATAGGAATGATGATGACGTGGCAGTTTCTGCTGACTCCATCTGGCTAACAAGCCTCTCATCAAACCCAGCTTGTAAATTATAA